The following are encoded in a window of Gemmatimonadota bacterium genomic DNA:
- a CDS encoding carboxypeptidase-like regulatory domain-containing protein, protein MHALVDFLRSVGRSTLVAAFLILTSGAAAGAQATSDGRIVGRVVSAQNGEPLSNAQVYIPDTGVGTLSSLDGRFVLRSVPAGTVELRVDLLGFASKTVTGVQVQTGQTVTLDVSLEPEAIALDALVVTAEAERGNTVALITERQKAPVVVDAIGADQIARSPDGDAAAALRRVPGLSVVDGKYAYVRGLGERYSSTTLNGAPLASPVPDKKVIPLDVIPSSMLESIVTAKSYSPDQPGDYAGGLVQLRTKDFPAFRIFNVSASSGYNSAVSLQDGLGYAGGGYDFLGFDDGTRDLPSLLPGDRPINRSNFTPAELQAFGQAFSGAWGPSNQSIPVNESFGLSFGDEFELFDRSFGFLASINQSSDYGVQTDLVERAFSASGGSDPEVDYAGQVTTHSVSLGALVNASYELAPTHRLTINGVYNRLTDDAARSLQGFNLDSNTDQRNTRIQYVAQTLTNGQLRGQHEFSGLGNVGFDWRASYTRAERYEPNTRESLYREFNGQFFWDDFIQSGSVFHQDMVDDGMSGGANLKVPFTLRGLPATLQVGASADRKDRDAYSRRFRFRPQGSDINSEVRALEPDELFQPQYISPTGFEIQEATFRTDNYTASEDIDAAYVMMDAEILPRLRLVGGARVERSRQLVDPTDLFPQAGQTPLTGADLERTQVLPAINLTLNLGEAMNIRASASQTLARPQLRELAPFSFADYAGGFLVVGNPELDVSRIQNYDLRWEWFFQPGALIAISGFYKDFTNPIEVQVLPSTELIKTWVNAPSAQNYGTEIELRAPLSIFADGLTPFTANANITLVQSDVDAGGLIRYYLPGTGASEITVLERNRALQGQSPYVVNAGLSYFNEGSNTTATVLFNRFGRRIDAVNREATPDIYEEGRSQLDVVFEQRLRDNLSFKLSAGRLLGNQVLFTQGGDPVRSYDTGRTFSVSIKVGS, encoded by the coding sequence ATGCACGCGTTGGTCGATTTCCTCCGGTCCGTCGGACGCTCCACCCTGGTGGCGGCGTTCCTGATCCTGACCTCGGGCGCGGCAGCAGGCGCCCAGGCCACGAGCGACGGACGGATCGTAGGGCGCGTGGTAAGCGCGCAGAATGGAGAGCCACTCTCCAACGCACAGGTCTACATCCCGGACACGGGGGTAGGCACGCTTTCGTCGTTGGATGGGCGGTTCGTGTTGCGATCCGTTCCGGCCGGAACGGTCGAGCTCCGGGTGGATCTGCTCGGATTCGCGTCCAAGACCGTGACCGGCGTCCAGGTCCAGACCGGTCAGACCGTCACCCTGGACGTCTCGCTCGAGCCCGAGGCGATCGCGCTCGACGCGCTGGTGGTCACGGCCGAGGCGGAGCGCGGCAACACCGTCGCCCTGATCACCGAGCGCCAGAAGGCGCCGGTCGTCGTGGACGCCATCGGCGCCGACCAGATCGCCCGCTCTCCGGACGGAGACGCGGCGGCCGCGCTACGGCGCGTGCCCGGGCTGTCCGTCGTGGACGGGAAATACGCGTACGTGCGCGGGCTCGGCGAGCGCTACAGCTCGACCACGCTCAACGGCGCGCCCCTGGCGTCGCCGGTGCCGGACAAGAAGGTCATCCCGCTGGACGTCATTCCCTCGAGCATGCTCGAGAGCATCGTGACGGCGAAGAGCTATTCGCCCGACCAGCCGGGGGACTACGCGGGCGGGCTGGTCCAGCTCCGCACCAAGGACTTCCCCGCGTTCCGCATCTTCAACGTCAGCGCCTCTTCCGGCTACAACTCCGCCGTGTCCCTGCAGGACGGCCTCGGCTACGCCGGGGGCGGCTACGACTTCCTGGGCTTCGACGACGGCACGCGCGACCTGCCGTCCCTCCTGCCCGGAGACCGGCCCATCAACCGCTCGAACTTCACGCCCGCCGAGCTCCAGGCTTTCGGACAGGCCTTCAGCGGTGCCTGGGGGCCGTCGAACCAGTCGATTCCCGTGAACGAGAGCTTCGGGCTGTCGTTCGGTGACGAGTTCGAGCTCTTCGACCGCTCGTTCGGCTTCCTGGCCTCCATCAACCAGTCGAGCGACTACGGCGTCCAGACCGATCTCGTCGAGCGCGCGTTCAGCGCGTCGGGCGGCAGCGACCCCGAGGTGGACTACGCCGGACAGGTGACGACGCACTCGGTGTCCCTGGGCGCGCTCGTCAACGCGTCCTACGAGCTGGCGCCCACGCACCGGCTGACCATCAACGGCGTCTACAACCGGCTCACCGACGACGCGGCCCGTTCGCTCCAGGGGTTCAACCTGGATTCGAACACCGACCAGCGGAACACGCGCATCCAGTACGTGGCCCAGACGCTGACCAACGGTCAGCTGCGCGGGCAACACGAGTTCTCCGGCCTCGGCAACGTGGGCTTCGACTGGCGCGCCAGCTACACGCGCGCCGAGCGCTACGAGCCCAACACCCGCGAGTCGCTGTACCGCGAATTCAACGGGCAGTTCTTCTGGGACGACTTCATCCAGAGCGGCAGCGTCTTCCACCAGGACATGGTGGACGACGGCATGAGCGGCGGTGCCAACCTCAAGGTGCCCTTCACGCTGCGCGGCCTTCCCGCCACGCTGCAGGTGGGCGCCAGCGCGGACCGGAAGGACCGGGACGCGTACTCCCGCCGCTTCCGCTTCCGGCCCCAGGGATCCGACATCAACTCCGAGGTGCGCGCGCTGGAGCCGGACGAGCTGTTCCAGCCCCAGTACATCTCGCCGACGGGCTTCGAGATCCAGGAAGCCACCTTCCGGACGGACAACTACACGGCCTCCGAGGACATCGACGCAGCCTACGTGATGATGGATGCGGAGATCCTGCCGCGGCTGCGCCTCGTGGGCGGCGCCCGGGTGGAGCGTTCCCGCCAGCTGGTGGACCCGACGGACCTCTTCCCGCAGGCGGGTCAGACCCCGTTGACCGGGGCGGACCTCGAGCGCACGCAGGTGCTTCCGGCGATCAACCTGACGCTGAACCTCGGCGAGGCCATGAACATCCGCGCCAGCGCGTCGCAGACGCTGGCCCGCCCCCAGCTCCGCGAGCTGGCGCCGTTCTCCTTCGCGGACTACGCCGGTGGATTCCTGGTGGTCGGGAACCCGGAGCTGGACGTGAGCCGCATCCAGAACTACGACCTGCGCTGGGAGTGGTTCTTCCAGCCGGGCGCCCTGATCGCGATCTCGGGTTTCTACAAGGACTTCACGAACCCGATCGAGGTGCAGGTGCTTCCCAGCACCGAGCTCATCAAGACCTGGGTGAACGCGCCGAGCGCGCAGAACTACGGGACCGAGATCGAGCTGCGCGCGCCGCTGTCCATCTTCGCCGATGGGCTCACGCCGTTCACCGCGAACGCCAACATCACCCTGGTGCAGTCGGACGTGGATGCGGGCGGCCTGATCCGCTACTACCTGCCCGGCACCGGCGCATCCGAGATCACGGTGCTGGAGCGCAACCGCGCCCTGCAGGGGCAGTCCCCCTACGTGGTCAACGCGGGCCTGAGCTACTTCAACGAAGGCAGCAACACCACGGCGACGG
- a CDS encoding OmpA family protein — MRYRTFAGRATILVFLASTAASCASLREETQAEEGAAVGAATGAVVGAVIGSRSGSTAKGAILGAVVGGTAGAIIGSRMDEQADDLEDELEGATVERVGEGIQVTFESGILFGFDSDRLLADAETNLTELASSLEEYPGTNLLIVGHTDATGSDRYNQGLSERRAQAAARFLSARGVDADRIEQRGLGETEPVASNETEDGRALNRRVEVAIFASDSLQAAARRRAGSGS, encoded by the coding sequence ATGCGATATCGGACCTTCGCAGGTCGGGCTACGATCCTGGTGTTCCTGGCCTCCACCGCCGCCTCGTGCGCGTCGCTCCGCGAGGAGACGCAGGCCGAGGAAGGCGCTGCCGTCGGAGCGGCCACCGGCGCAGTGGTGGGAGCCGTGATCGGCTCCCGGAGCGGCTCGACCGCCAAGGGCGCGATCCTGGGCGCCGTGGTGGGAGGCACCGCCGGCGCCATCATCGGCAGCCGGATGGACGAACAGGCGGACGACCTCGAGGACGAGCTGGAGGGGGCGACCGTCGAGCGCGTGGGCGAGGGCATCCAGGTCACCTTCGAGTCGGGGATCCTCTTCGGATTCGATTCGGATCGCCTCCTGGCGGACGCGGAAACGAACCTGACGGAGCTCGCCAGCTCGTTGGAGGAGTATCCCGGCACCAACCTGCTGATCGTCGGCCACACCGACGCGACGGGCAGCGACCGCTACAACCAGGGGCTGTCGGAGCGGCGGGCCCAGGCCGCTGCGCGTTTCCTCTCCGCCCGCGGCGTCGACGCAGACCGGATCGAGCAGCGCGGCCTGGGCGAGACGGAGCCTGTCGCGAGCAACGAGACGGAGGACGGTCGCGCCCTCAACCGCCGCGTCGAGGTGGCCATCTTCGCCAGCGATTCCCTGCAGGCCGCCGCCCGCCGCCGGGCGGGCAGTGGGTCCTGA